Below is a window of Gemmatimonadaceae bacterium DNA.
GCGTTCTGGTCTGGAACGCATGCTCGGTTGTGAGTCGATCGACGCGCAGCGGGGACTCTTCGCACGCGAGTGGAACACGATTCGCTGGCGCCTCTTCTTTCGGATTCTGCTCAATCGAGCCGCGTTCCGTCGGACGTACGACCCGGCGTTCTTCAACCACCTCGAGCGCCCGAGCTTCGCCGAGCATTTCCGACGGTGCGCCGAGCATGCGCTCACCGAGCTGCCGGTGCGCGGGAATTATTTCCTGCACCACATGATCACTGGGCGCTACGACGTCGACGCGGACGACGGGGTCCCACCGTATCTCACGGAGGCGGGTTACGAAGCGATTGGCGCGTCGAGCGAGCGACTCACCGTCGTCGACGGAACGATGACCGATTATCTCCGGACGCTTCCGGATCACAGCGTCTCCGGCTTCTCGCTCTCGAATATCTGCGAGTGGTTGGCGCCCAACGATATCGACGCATTGTTTGCCGAGATCGTGCGCACGGCGGTGCCGAATGCGACGCTCTGCTTCCGGAACTTCGTCGGTTGGACCGAGGTGCCGACGCGCTTTCGCTCGGTCGTTCCCGAGGATCGTTCGCTTGGCGAGCGGCTGATTCCACGGGATCGGAGCGTCGTTGCGCGACGCTTCGCCGTCTGCCGCGTAAACGCGGAGGCGTGATCATGGGCGCCGCAGTGTCCGCGCGTCCTGCCATCTGCGTGCGCGACGCCGATGCCGGTGACAATGACGCGCTCCTCGAGATCGCCGCCTCGTGTCCGATGGAAGGCGACATCGCGCTCGCGATGACTCGCGCTCCCGATTTCTTCCAGCTCAATCGGCTCGA
It encodes the following:
- a CDS encoding DUF3419 family protein, which encodes MRVLTVTERLSTGRAERIALPNTVDDRLYFAQVREDPELELHALTPGPNDSFVVVGSGGCTALSLLGGGAGHVTAVDVNTTQGHLIELKLAALTVLSRWDALAFLGACDCLVGERIDMYAELRPQLSFRARAYWDTQLSAISDGVLGAGVTERFIRMLVRALRVVLRPRSGLERMLGCESIDAQRGLFAREWNTIRWRLFFRILLNRAAFRRTYDPAFFNHLERPSFAEHFRRCAEHALTELPVRGNYFLHHMITGRYDVDADDGVPPYLTEAGYEAIGASSERLTVVDGTMTDYLRTLPDHSVSGFSLSNICEWLAPNDIDALFAEIVRTAVPNATLCFRNFVGWTEVPTRFRSVVPEDRSLGERLIPRDRSVVARRFAVCRVNAEA